Proteins encoded in a region of the Zea mays cultivar B73 chromosome 2, Zm-B73-REFERENCE-NAM-5.0, whole genome shotgun sequence genome:
- the LOC100193091 gene encoding regulatory-associated protein of TOR 2 isoform X1 translates to MALGDLMASRFGHSSSSPSPSLAPVPPLPHHHHNHHQNHVADDLPVASGPEPKNGLEVPEVEKPASEAYLPQVVVLCDYRHEGIDEATTAALSTSGLVSNWRPKDRTKTGCGALVLCLNISVDPPDVIKISPCARMECWIDPFSMAPPKALESIGKTLHSQYERLQPKARYKLQLDPTVEEVKKLSNTCRKYAREERVLFHYNGHGVPKPTSNGEIWVFNKSYTQYIPLSITDLDSWLKTPSIYVFDCSAAGIIVKAFLERLDWSSTSSASSQKDFILLAACEAHQTLPQSAEFPADVFTACLTTPIKMALHWFCKRTSLHGPLDRSLIDQIPGRQNDRKTLLGELNWIFTAITDTIAWNVLPRDLFQRLFRQDLLVAGLFRNFLLAERIMRSANCSPVSYPLLPPTHQHHMWDAWDMAAEICLSKLPQLIADPNTEFQPSPFFMEQLMAFEVWLDHGSKDKKPPELLPIVLQVLLSQPHRSRVLVLLGRFLDMGPWAVDLALSVGIFPCVLKLLQSSAMDIRQNLVFIWTKILSLDKSCQVELVKDGGHAYFIKFLDSLDAFPEQRAMAAFVIAVIVDGYRMGQEACMNAGLMDVCLRHLQPENSHAQTEPLLLQWLCLCLGKLWEDFPEAQLLGLQTNGPEIVICLLSEPQPEVRAAAVFALGNLLDTTSNSHDDGSDDDEKVKAEINVVRSLLQISSDGSPLVRSEVAIALTRFALGHNKHLKSVASEYWKPQPNSLLKSLPSLANISNPSNVYSPNNILQGRIGPVLRVASDSGAAGRDGRISTSNPIATSSIMHGSPESDDSSQHSDSGILLRGNASNGGFSYTRSRPVDNVIYSQFISTMYSVSKDPDPTIATIGRRALSLIGVEQVVMKNTRFNSGGSHRGETSASNFGMARSSSWRDMKSGSILMKFMTPPVSPPQHDYLPGLRRVCSMEFGQHPINPPNGLADRLLSSAAGPSNAEPLPQSTIYNWSCVQFSRPVLTVSDDNEETNARREEREQIALDYITKCQRSSCKMTSQIASWDTKFELGTKAALLLPFSPIVVAADENEQIRVWNYDDALPVNSFQNHKLSGRGLSKLLLINELDESLLLAASSDGNVRIWKNFAQKGGEKLVTALSSVQGHRAAGRSIVIDWQQQSGYLYASGDMSSILVWDLDKEQLLSTIQSTADTAISSLQVLC, encoded by the exons ATGGCATTGGGAGATCTCATGGCGTCCAGGTTCGGCCACTCCTCGTCCTCGCCGTCGCCGTCATTGGCCCCGGTGCCGCCGCTACcccatcaccaccacaaccaccaccagAACCACGTCGCGGATGACCTCCCCGTCGCCAGCGGGCCGGAGCCCAAGAACGGGTTGGAGGTCCCCGAGGTGGAGAAGCCGGCGTCCGAGGCGTACCTGCCCCAGGTGGTCGTGCTGTGCGACTATCGCCACGAGGGGATCgacgaagctaccaccgccgcgctCTCTACCAGCGGCCTCGTCTCCAACTGGCGACCCAAGGACCGG ACGAAGACTGGATGTGGTGCACTTGTATTATGTTTGAACATAAGTGTTGATCCACCTGATGTAATTAAAATTTCCCCTTGTGCAAGAATGGAGTGCTGGATAG ATCCTTTCTCTATGGCACCTCCTAAAGCCCTTGAAAGTATTGGAAAAACATTGCATTCCCAGTATGAGCGCTTGCAACCTAAG GCTCGATACAAGCTTCAGCTGGATCCAACAGTGGAGGAAGTTAAGAAGCTTTCTAATACTTGCCGCAAATATGCCAGAGAAGAGAGAGTCCTTTTCCATTATAATGGCCATGGTGTACCAAAGCCTACATCAAATGGTGAGATTTGGGTGTTTAACAAG aGTTACACACAGTATATCCCACTTTCAATTACTGATCTTGATTCATGGCTGAAGACACCTTCCATTTATGTTTTTGATTGCTCAGCTGCTGGAATTATTGTGAAAGCCTTTCTAGAG CGCCTAGACTGGAGTTCTACCTCCTCGGCATCTTCGCAGAAGGATTTCATTCTTCTTGCTGCCTGTGAAGCACATCAGACGCTTCCCCAGAGTGCAGAATTTCCTGCTGATGTGTTTACGGCTTGCCTCACAACGCCCATCAAAATGGCTTTGCACTG GTTTTGTAAGCGAACATCACTCCATGGTCCTCTGGATCGTTCTCTTATTGACCAAATTCCTGGAAGGCAAAATGACCGTAAAACACTTCTTGGAGAGCTCAATTGGATTTTTACTGCTATAACAGATACTATCGCATGGAATGTTCTTCCACGTG ATCTGTTCCAAAGGCTTTTCAGGCAGGACCTTCTTGTTGCCGGTCTCTTCCGTAACTTCTTGCTTGCTGAGAGAATCATGCGATCTGCAAACTGTTCTCCAGTTTCTTATCCGTTGTTACCCCCAACACATCAACACCATATGTG GGATGCATGGGACATGGCTGCTGAGATTTGCCTTTCCAAGCTTCCTCAGTTAATTGCTGATCCAAACACAGAGTTTCAG CCAAGTCCTTTTTTTATGGAACAATTGATGGCTTTCGAAGTTTGGCTTGATCATGGCTCTAAGGACAAGAAACCTCCTGAATTGTTACCCATAGTTCTTCAG GTCCTGCTTAGTCAACCACACAGATCTAGAGTGCTTGTTCTGCTTGGAAGATTTCTTGATATGGGACCATGGGCAGTTGATTTG GCCCTGTCTGTTGGAATATTTCCTTGTGTGCTCAAACTGCTTCAATCAAGTGCTATGGATATACGTCAAAATCTAGTGTTTATATGGACAAAAATTCTCTCCCTTGATAAG TCATGTCAGGTTGAATTGGTTAAAGATGGAGGACATGCATATTTTATTAAGTTTCTTGACAGTTTGGATGCTTTCCCAGAACAGCGTGCAATGGCCGCTTTTGTTATAGCAGTCATTGTGGATGGGTATAGGATGGGTCAAGAGGCTTGTATGAATGCTGGGCTTATGGATGTTTGCCTGAGACATCTGCAACCTGAGAATTCTCATGCACAAACAGAACCTTTGCTTTTGCAGTGGCTTTGTTTATGCCTTGGGAAACTATGGGAAGATTTCCCTGAGGCTCAGTTACTTGGTCTGCAAACAAATGGACCAGAAATTGTAATATGCTTATTGTCGGAGCCTCAACCTGAG GTCAGAGCTGCTGCTGTTTTTGCACTTGGGAATCTCCTTGATACTACATCAAATAGTCATGATGATGGTTCCGATGATGATGAAAAGGTGAAAGCTGAAATAAATGTAGTTCGAAGCCTTCTGCAGATCTCTTCAGATGGCAGTCCCCTTGTTAGATCTGAGGTTGCTATAG CGCTTACTCGCTTTGCGTTGGGTCACAACAAACATCTCAAATCTGTTGCTTCCGAGTATTGGAAACCTCAACCCAATTCATTGCTGAAATCACTACCATCGTTGGCAAATATAAGTAATCCAAGCAATGTTTACAGTCCCAACAATATTCTACAAGGCAGGATTGGTCCTGTGTTGAGGGTTGCCAGTGATAGCGGTGCCGCTGGTCGTGATGGAAGAATTTCTACAAGCAACCCAATTGCAACAAGTAGTATCATGCATGGCTCTCCTGAGTCAGATGATTCTTCCCAACACTCAGATTCAGGCATATTACTGAGGGGGAATGCAAGTAATGGTGGTTTCAGCTACACTAGATCGAGGCCTGTTGATAATGTCATTTATTCTCAATTTATATCAACTATGTATTCTGTTTCTAAAGATCCTGACCCAACAATTGCAACTATTGGTCGGAGAGCACTGTCCCTTATTGGTGTTGAACAAGTGGTTATGAAAAATACTAGGTTTAACAGTGGCGGTTCACATCGAGGAGAGACATCTGCGTCAAATTTTGGAATGGCACGATCTTCTTCCTGGCGTGATATGAAGTCTG GAAGCATCTTGATGAAATTTATGACCCCTCCTGTTAGCCCCCCTCAGCATGATTATCTTCCAGGATTACGCCGAGTGTGTTCTATGGAGTTTGGACAACATCCTATAAATCCCCCCAATGGCTTAGCTGATCGCCTTTTAAGCTCTGCTGCAGGTCCCAGTAATGCAGAACCACTTCCCCAATCAACAATTTACAACTGGAGTTGTGTTCAATTCTCTAGGCCAGTTTTAACTGTCTCTGATGATAATGAAGAAACCAATGCTAGAAGAGAAGAGAGAGAACAAATCGCACTAGATTACATCACTAAGTGTCAGCGCTCCT CTTGCAAGATGACAAGCCAGATTGCTAGTTGGGATACAAAGTTTGAGTTGGGAACAAAAGCAGCTTTATTGTTGCCATTTTCTCCGATTGTCGTCGCAGCTGATGAAAATGAACAAATAAG AGTGTGGAACTACGACGATGCACTACCAGTGAACTCTTTTCAAAACCATAAGTTATCTGGCAGAGGGCTATCTAAACTTTTGCTTATAAATGAGCTTGATGAGAGCTTGCTTTTGGCTGCCTCAA GTGATGGAAATGTACGTATATGGAAAAATTTTGCTCAAAAGGGTGGAGAGAAACTTGTAACTGCTTTGTCATCAGTTCAGGGACATCGAGCTGCTGGTCGCAGTATTGTGATTGACTGGCAGCAGCAATCTGGTTATCTG TATGCATCTGGTGACATGTCTTCCATCTTGGTATGGGATCTTGACAAGGAACAACTTCTCAGCACCATTCA